From Paenibacillus sp. PL2-23:
AATGACTGAAACGTTGGCCAAAGTATTTCCTTAAACAGTTTCTTTTCGGCTGTCATATCTTGAGAAAGCATCTCAAGACGTCTTCCGGATGCATTTTTTAGCTGTTCTCTAAAAAACTGATCGTAAGCTTCCTCGAAAGTCATATTCAACCTCTCCCGTCTGATAATAAAAAAACGCCGTTTATCCCAAATTGGGACAAACGGCGTGTGCTTCACGCATAAAAAACAGATTGCTTTTATTATATTAAATTTTCAAAAATCTGCAACTGGAAATATAGGAATCATTACATTCTATGACGACGCGAGGTGTCGGTAATGCCCCGATCGGAGGATGAAAGCGTGCGTTAACCACACGAGGTGTCGTTGTTGAGTCGCGAGAGCGGTTCGTATGCTCAATAGCGACACGAGGTGTCGTTGTTGGGCCTCGAGAGCGGTTGGTAGGCTCAATAGCCACACGAGGTGTCGTTGTTGGGCCGTGAGAGTGGTTGGTAGGCTCAATAGCGACACGAGGTGTCGTTGTTGGGCCGTGAGAGCGGTTGGTAGGCTCAATAGCGGCACGAGGTGTCGTTGTTGGGCCGTGAGAGCGGTTGGTAGGCTCAATAGCGGCACGAGGTGTCGTTGTTGGGCCGTGAGAGCGGTTGGTAGGCTCAATAGCGGCACGAGGTGTCGTTGTTGGGCCGCGAGAGCGGTTGGTAGGCTCAATAGCCACACGAGGTGTCGTTGTTGAGTCGCGAGAGGGGTTCCTATGCTCAATAGCGGCACGAGGTGTCGTTGTTGAGTAGCGAGAGCGTTTTGTATGTCCGATAGCCACACGAGGTGTCGTTGCTGCGCCGCAGGAGGAGCTCCTAGTGCGATCGTGACACACGAACCAGAGGGTTACCGCTTGGGCCGCTGCTGAATACAATGTAGTATTCCAGCGCGAGGAGGTCATGCGGATGAAGGGCGACGACATGCAGCCGGCGATCCAGTTGGCGGAACGTTACGGAGCGCATAATTATAATCCGTTGCCGATTGTGATTGCGGAGGCGGAGGGTGTGTGGGTAAGCGATCCCTCGGGGAGACGTTACCTGGATATGCTGAGCGCTTATTCGGCGCTAAACCAGGGGCATCGTCATCCCTCCATCATCAAGGCGCTGAAGGAGCAGGCCGATAAGGTCACTTTGACTTCGCGAGCGTTCCACAACGAGCCCAGCGGTTCCTTATACGCCAAGCTGGCCCACTATACAGGCAAATCGCGAATATTGGCGATGAATACGGGGGCTGAGGCGGTGGAGACAGCGCTGAAGGCGGCCAGAAGATGGGCATACCGCACGAAGGGGATCCCCCAGAACAAAGCGGAGATTATCGTCTGCGAGGGTAATTTCCACGGCCGCACGATTACCGTTACCTCCTTCTCATCGACGGAGACGTATAAGCGGGACTTTGGTCCGTTCACGCCTGGGTTCAAGATTGTGCCATACGGGGACGCGTCCAAAATAAAGGAAGCGATTACACCCCATACGGCGGCGCTTCTCCTGGAGCCTATTCAAGGCGAAGCGGGCATTGTCATCCCGCCGGACG
This genomic window contains:
- a CDS encoding ornithine--oxo-acid transaminase, whose product is MKGDDMQPAIQLAERYGAHNYNPLPIVIAEAEGVWVSDPSGRRYLDMLSAYSALNQGHRHPSIIKALKEQADKVTLTSRAFHNEPSGSLYAKLAHYTGKSRILAMNTGAEAVETALKAARRWAYRTKGIPQNKAEIIVCEGNFHGRTITVTSFSSTETYKRDFGPFTPGFKIVPYGDASKIKEAITPHTAALLLEPIQGEAGIVIPPDGYLADAARLCREHNLLLLADEIQTGFGRTGRRFASDWERVTPDVYILGKALGGGVLPVSAIAANDDVIGLFEPGSHGSTFGGNPLACAVAEAALDVTIQERLAQRSDELGRYLMEHLRHMHSPHIRALRGRGLFIGIELTRPARPFCEALMDRGLLCKETHEHTIRLAPPLTISREELDWAIPRIASVLCSTS